Proteins from a genomic interval of Pseudodesulfovibrio nedwellii:
- a CDS encoding TolC family outer membrane protein, whose protein sequence is MKKIVLATLLFSLLLSVPAFAQADGTMTLKDSVVAAVKQHPKIKAMLYNRDAVSKAQLSALGRFFPSLDLQAEAGWQEYSSAVTRATNVDRHTRTPTDMTATVTQPIFDGFDRWSDYKREGARMTSAEGRLVDNVETVALDAIRAHVDVVRIRKLVALAGENITAHQQLLDSITERVEGGAGNKADEMQAKGRVARAETTLVTYIGDLRSSEAEYARTVGVTPKELGDPEYNPEYIPGTAEQILDVTLDNNPKIAVFKAEIEVAERTVGVLESTMYPEIDVYYAHRNTDDLDGSDSWVQDDKAMLRANWNLFNGLSDYNDVRTATARVREAQSNLQDTTDDLIRQVASAWAEYESSIGQIEKYQEALQYSLESLDMYLMQFNVGQRSLLDVLDATNEVFSNKVQLETATSNRNFTLYKFLALEGQLMKTLEVASNTYEELPATEQ, encoded by the coding sequence ATGAAAAAGATCGTTCTCGCGACTCTCCTTTTTTCCCTCCTTCTTTCCGTGCCGGCTTTCGCCCAAGCGGATGGAACGATGACACTGAAAGACAGTGTCGTTGCGGCTGTCAAACAGCACCCGAAAATCAAGGCCATGTTGTATAACAGAGACGCCGTATCCAAGGCGCAACTGTCTGCACTGGGCCGTTTCTTCCCGTCTCTGGACTTGCAAGCTGAAGCTGGTTGGCAGGAATACAGCAGTGCTGTTACCCGTGCCACCAATGTGGACAGACATACCCGCACTCCCACAGACATGACCGCAACTGTTACTCAGCCGATCTTTGACGGTTTTGATCGTTGGAGCGACTACAAGCGTGAAGGCGCCCGCATGACTTCCGCTGAAGGCCGTTTGGTTGATAATGTGGAAACCGTTGCTCTGGACGCCATCCGCGCCCATGTCGACGTGGTCCGCATCCGTAAGCTTGTTGCTCTGGCCGGTGAAAACATCACCGCTCACCAACAGTTGCTTGATTCTATCACCGAACGTGTTGAAGGTGGAGCCGGTAACAAGGCCGATGAAATGCAGGCTAAGGGCCGTGTTGCCCGCGCCGAGACCACTCTCGTCACCTACATCGGTGACCTTCGCTCTTCAGAGGCAGAATACGCCCGTACAGTTGGCGTCACTCCCAAAGAACTCGGCGATCCCGAATACAACCCCGAATATATCCCCGGCACAGCTGAACAGATTCTCGATGTTACTCTGGACAACAACCCCAAGATCGCAGTGTTCAAGGCTGAGATCGAAGTGGCTGAACGTACAGTTGGTGTCCTCGAATCCACCATGTACCCAGAAATTGATGTTTACTACGCACACCGCAACACGGATGACCTCGACGGTTCGGACTCTTGGGTTCAGGACGACAAGGCAATGCTCCGTGCGAACTGGAATCTCTTCAACGGCCTCAGCGATTACAACGATGTTCGCACTGCAACCGCCCGCGTCCGTGAAGCCCAGTCCAATTTGCAGGACACTACCGATGACTTGATCCGTCAGGTTGCATCAGCTTGGGCCGAATACGAATCAAGCATAGGTCAGATCGAAAAATACCAGGAAGCTCTCCAGTACAGCTTGGAGTCTCTGGACATGTACCTCATGCAGTTCAATGTCGGTCAGCGTTCCCTTCTGGATGTGCTCGATGCGACCAACGAAGTCTTCAGCAACAAGGTGCAGCTTGAAACTGCTACCAGCAACCGCAACTTCACCCTGTACAAATTCCTGGCCCTCGAAGGCCAGCTCATGAAGACTCTGGAAGTAGCTTCCAACACCTACGAAGAACTTCCTGCTACTGAACAGTAA
- a CDS encoding HD domain-containing phosphohydrolase produces MAEHNAQNASEVPKSIGGAGQGVKIGVVLAFVLVISVGILLLANKAVKDKEVGVLENLQKRFEILTHVRGEVVGTFLGNLSHHGDRLIKSDLFRLYAAEIEDFDGDLSALFGTIHSEEDVESEGAVLAEQLPMMENMLREFSTYAGFVNARILSKSGEAYIATDGHLPPMDDLQTASAKAAVFENSPQYSPLRKTVRGVEMDVYVPIYPPDAVGGTDEGPQDGAVGVLMMTRLVSGKITELLSNSALAAKGQKTRLMQKDGDRYKEATPWSSEGFEEVSTQIDFGPKGNIPFEARMSIGDSEQKVYSLGVRVPGPEWWLIQEIDYDDAVTPIHDFTRTVYIVAGLGILTAFLVAGLAWWILTGVQSQRIAKEFKALATQIDDQKRFIDSINANIDEFITLKDGVGRYTYVNDAFATAVGRTRDELIGMDAAAVFGFDTAKRLESIDQIAMRENRKETINEPIFLRSQRHQFQISKSPYCDSSGSCAGLVEVYRDITEFVAAQEQNKRLIKSAMEALGSTIEAADPYLGGHTKLLAGLSVEVAKYMHMSEMDVAEIETAANLSQIGKMFVPNEILTKPGKLTDEEMATMEEHVEHAYRILKDIDIDEGVLLAIYQMNERMDGSGYPKKIMGDETIMLARILSVLNVFCAMIRPRSYRGAKEPEQALAILSSESTKFDSSVVQALAEVVKTPVAEKLLAPRD; encoded by the coding sequence ATGGCTGAACACAATGCACAAAACGCGTCAGAGGTCCCCAAGTCCATTGGGGGAGCCGGGCAAGGCGTCAAGATCGGCGTTGTCCTGGCTTTTGTTCTGGTCATTTCAGTAGGCATCCTGCTTCTTGCCAACAAAGCGGTCAAAGACAAGGAAGTTGGAGTACTGGAGAACCTGCAAAAACGGTTCGAAATTTTGACCCATGTCAGGGGGGAGGTTGTCGGCACATTTCTTGGCAATTTATCCCACCATGGTGACCGGCTGATCAAATCCGATCTTTTCCGGCTCTATGCCGCTGAGATTGAAGATTTTGACGGGGATCTTTCAGCTCTTTTCGGAACAATTCACTCCGAAGAAGATGTTGAAAGTGAGGGCGCTGTTTTGGCTGAACAGTTGCCCATGATGGAAAATATGCTCAGGGAGTTTTCCACTTATGCCGGATTCGTCAATGCACGTATTTTGAGCAAGAGTGGTGAAGCTTATATCGCCACTGATGGTCATTTACCACCGATGGATGACCTGCAGACTGCATCAGCTAAGGCTGCTGTCTTTGAAAATAGTCCACAATATTCTCCGCTCAGGAAGACGGTCCGGGGTGTGGAAATGGACGTGTATGTTCCTATTTATCCGCCGGATGCCGTGGGTGGGACCGATGAGGGACCGCAGGACGGAGCCGTTGGTGTCCTGATGATGACACGACTTGTTTCCGGCAAGATTACCGAATTGTTGTCGAACTCTGCTCTGGCGGCAAAGGGGCAGAAGACGCGTTTGATGCAAAAAGACGGTGATAGATACAAGGAAGCCACTCCATGGAGTTCCGAAGGATTTGAGGAAGTCTCGACGCAGATTGACTTTGGACCGAAGGGTAATATCCCCTTTGAGGCAAGGATGAGCATTGGAGACAGTGAACAGAAAGTTTATTCACTGGGTGTGCGGGTTCCTGGCCCTGAGTGGTGGTTGATTCAGGAAATTGATTATGATGATGCAGTCACTCCGATTCATGATTTTACACGGACCGTGTACATCGTGGCCGGGTTGGGTATTCTGACTGCCTTTCTTGTGGCAGGGTTGGCATGGTGGATTCTTACTGGCGTGCAGAGTCAACGTATAGCCAAGGAATTTAAGGCGTTGGCAACACAGATAGATGATCAAAAGCGGTTCATTGATTCTATTAATGCCAATATTGACGAGTTTATTACACTCAAGGACGGTGTGGGACGGTATACGTATGTTAACGATGCCTTTGCCACTGCTGTTGGGCGAACTCGTGATGAATTGATTGGTATGGATGCCGCTGCTGTATTTGGTTTTGATACCGCCAAGCGGTTGGAGTCCATTGATCAGATTGCCATGCGGGAAAACCGTAAGGAGACAATCAACGAGCCGATTTTCCTGCGCTCTCAACGACATCAGTTTCAGATATCAAAATCTCCCTATTGTGATAGCAGCGGGTCGTGTGCTGGTTTGGTCGAAGTTTATCGAGACATCACCGAATTCGTGGCAGCGCAAGAGCAGAATAAGCGTCTGATTAAGAGTGCCATGGAGGCGTTGGGAAGCACTATTGAGGCAGCTGATCCGTACCTCGGTGGGCATACCAAGCTCTTGGCAGGGTTGTCTGTGGAAGTAGCTAAGTATATGCACATGTCGGAAATGGACGTTGCTGAAATCGAGACTGCGGCCAATCTGTCGCAGATAGGTAAGATGTTCGTACCTAATGAGATTTTGACCAAGCCGGGCAAGCTTACCGACGAGGAAATGGCGACTATGGAAGAGCATGTCGAACACGCCTATCGTATTCTCAAAGATATCGACATCGACGAAGGTGTGCTTCTGGCTATTTATCAGATGAACGAGCGTATGGATGGCTCCGGCTATCCTAAGAAAATTATGGGCGATGAAACCATTATGCTTGCTCGTATTCTGTCTGTGTTGAACGTATTCTGCGCCATGATCCGACCAAGGTCTTACCGTGGAGCGAAAGAGCCGGAGCAGGCTTTGGCTATCCTCTCCAGCGAGTCGACGAAGTTTGACAGCTCTGTGGTTCAGGCTCTTGCCGAAGTCGTCAAGACTCCTGTTGCAGAAAAGTTGTTAGCCCCTAGGGACTAG
- a CDS encoding transglutaminase-like cysteine peptidase, whose protein sequence is MTMTALCAVFIVVVFGMAPTASAAAKKQKQPRLLGTMEFKGKIQKLPKWSRVVTKMQAWKGYFQDSKTANHPSKSGWYALKSQIKGKPNKEKLKAVTKFFNKWPYRLDKANWGVSEYWATPWEFLRKSGDCEDYSIAKFYALQEVGFSQDQMRIVAVKDAIRGIGHAVLAVYTDNDIFILDNQTVMVLSHTKYKHYIPQYSVNEKFRWMHVAPKKKSTYTKTKK, encoded by the coding sequence ATGACTATGACCGCACTGTGTGCGGTCTTCATCGTTGTAGTCTTTGGAATGGCCCCCACTGCGTCGGCAGCGGCCAAAAAGCAAAAGCAGCCCCGGTTGCTGGGAACCATGGAATTCAAGGGGAAAATTCAGAAATTGCCCAAGTGGTCCCGTGTGGTGACCAAAATGCAGGCGTGGAAAGGATATTTCCAAGATTCCAAGACGGCTAATCATCCATCAAAATCAGGATGGTACGCTCTCAAGTCACAGATCAAGGGTAAACCTAATAAGGAAAAGCTTAAGGCTGTGACCAAGTTTTTCAATAAATGGCCGTATCGTTTGGACAAGGCTAATTGGGGGGTCAGTGAATATTGGGCGACCCCATGGGAATTCCTGAGAAAATCAGGTGATTGCGAAGACTATTCGATTGCCAAGTTTTATGCCCTTCAAGAAGTCGGATTTTCGCAGGATCAAATGCGTATCGTGGCGGTTAAGGATGCGATTCGTGGCATAGGGCATGCGGTCTTGGCGGTATACACCGATAACGATATTTTTATTCTCGACAATCAGACCGTTATGGTTTTGTCACATACGAAATATAAGCATTATATTCCGCAATACTCCGTGAACGAGAAGTTCAGGTGGATGCACGTGGCTCCCAAGAAGAAGTCCACATATACGAAGACGAAAAAGTAA
- a CDS encoding HlyD family type I secretion periplasmic adaptor subunit, with the protein MSKHKDEREVLLFMSEVDQAMYGKGRRFAYIMSTSILLLIIIFVVWAKLAVLDEVTRGFGRVIPSQRIQEIQNLEGGILSELYVHEGQTVDKGDILCRLHNEQAASYYRDAFAKAMEHRAAIARLVAEVEDRDPVFDDELKKEAPQLVNDQLRISRAQQQQLKIELSLLQDQYEQKQQEVSEMAGRKRQLQRSLEVALKQRNIAKPLVEKQIHSELDYLALEQRVVELRGDVEALALGIPRVKRAAKEALGRVEQRKAEFRSQALEEINERRLELNSITENLSSGGDRVTRTDVRSPVRGIVKHIMSNTLGGVIRPGESIMEVVPLDDTLLVEAEIKPSDIAFLHPGQKAQVKITAYDFSIYGGLEGTVENISADTIEDEKGENHYLVKVRTKQNAIVYRGQKLPIIPGMTAGVDVLTGKKSVLDYLLKPILKAKQNALRER; encoded by the coding sequence ATGAGCAAGCATAAAGATGAAAGAGAAGTACTCCTGTTCATGAGTGAGGTGGACCAGGCCATGTATGGTAAAGGTCGTCGGTTCGCCTACATCATGTCCACGTCCATATTGTTGTTGATCATTATTTTTGTCGTCTGGGCTAAATTGGCAGTTCTCGATGAAGTCACTCGCGGTTTTGGTCGGGTTATTCCGTCTCAGCGTATTCAGGAAATTCAGAACCTTGAAGGTGGTATTCTGAGTGAATTGTATGTGCATGAAGGACAGACCGTCGACAAAGGGGACATACTTTGCCGCCTGCATAACGAGCAGGCTGCCAGTTATTATCGCGATGCATTTGCCAAGGCAATGGAGCATCGGGCGGCTATCGCCCGATTGGTTGCCGAGGTCGAAGACAGGGACCCTGTTTTTGATGATGAATTGAAAAAAGAAGCTCCGCAGTTGGTGAATGATCAACTCAGAATTTCCAGGGCACAGCAACAGCAGTTGAAGATTGAATTGAGCCTTCTGCAAGATCAGTATGAACAGAAACAGCAGGAAGTGAGTGAAATGGCTGGTCGTAAACGGCAACTTCAGCGTAGCTTGGAAGTCGCTCTCAAACAGCGTAATATCGCCAAGCCTCTTGTGGAAAAACAGATTCATTCGGAGTTGGATTATTTGGCTTTGGAACAGCGCGTTGTCGAACTTCGGGGTGATGTCGAGGCTTTGGCCTTGGGTATTCCTCGCGTCAAGCGGGCTGCCAAGGAGGCGCTTGGTAGGGTTGAGCAACGCAAGGCAGAGTTTCGGAGCCAGGCGTTGGAAGAAATTAACGAACGGCGGCTTGAATTGAATTCCATAACTGAGAATTTGAGTTCCGGTGGTGACCGGGTTACTCGGACAGATGTTCGTTCGCCGGTTAGAGGTATCGTTAAGCACATCATGTCTAATACGCTCGGTGGTGTTATTCGTCCTGGTGAATCCATTATGGAGGTAGTGCCTTTGGACGATACTTTGTTGGTTGAGGCGGAAATCAAGCCTTCGGATATCGCGTTTTTGCATCCGGGGCAGAAAGCTCAGGTCAAGATTACGGCTTACGATTTTTCTATTTATGGAGGACTTGAGGGAACTGTCGAAAATATCAGTGCGGATACCATTGAAGATGAGAAAGGTGAAAATCATTATCTTGTTAAAGTGCGTACCAAGCAGAATGCCATTGTGTATCGGGGACAAAAATTGCCCATTATTCCGGGCATGACAGCTGGAGTGGACGTCCTTACCGGTAAAAAATCGGTGCTGGATTATCTCCTGAAACCGATTCTTAAGGCAAAGCAGAACGCACTTAGGGAGCGTTGA
- a CDS encoding type I secretion system permease/ATPase — translation MPGGMPMPGQPVPIKVETDERLSPKDIDFQPPLVICLSIISRLLGKPVSSATLKAGIPQQEGVITAASIVRSADRIGIRAKTVYREKLRTITRLILPCILLLRGGNACVLVETTDKVARVVIPGHGMAETEMPLEKLEEEYTGYAIFCHRNSKLDKRVSGLKLLKTKRWFWGVLGRFWPIYKHVVGASIMTNIIIVASPLFVMNVYDRVIPNNAMETLWALAIGIAIAYIFDFLLKNLRSYFVDVAGRNADVIIGSRIMNHLMSARLDHMPESAGAVANNIREFESLREFFGSSSLVALIDLPFLFLFIFVIHFIGGPIAYPIFIAVPVVILVGLFLQIPFQRIIESHYKESTQKHALLFEIVQGLETIKTSMAEGRMQARWESVVGMSAMSNSRAKIMANISISFSVFITQMVSVAVVIIGVFLISKGELTVGGLIACNILSGRAMAPLSAVAGLLSRFQQSRMALNALDMLMEMPSERPDEKETFHYGTIEPSITMTGVSFSYPGTDKAVLHDVNIKLSPGEKVGIVGRTGAGKTTLGKLCVGLYQPVEGSVQVGDIDLRQMDVADLRRKVGYISQDSLLFYGTLKDNIAFGLPEADDQSINYAAEISGVNDFVRDHPAGFGMMVGERGTSLSGGQRQAVTIARAVLPDPEILIMDEPSSNMDNQSEFRLKERLRSFVEDKTLIVITHRHSMLDLIDRLVIMDRGKIVVDGPKQAVLDGLKSGKIKVSL, via the coding sequence ATGCCCGGTGGTATGCCCATGCCTGGTCAGCCGGTGCCAATCAAAGTCGAGACTGATGAAAGATTGTCGCCAAAGGATATTGATTTTCAGCCGCCGCTTGTAATTTGTCTTTCCATCATAAGTCGATTGCTTGGTAAGCCGGTTTCCTCGGCCACGCTCAAGGCTGGTATCCCGCAACAGGAAGGCGTCATTACAGCCGCGTCCATTGTTCGGTCCGCAGATCGCATCGGCATTCGGGCAAAGACTGTTTATCGTGAGAAGTTGCGGACTATTACTCGACTGATTCTTCCGTGTATCCTGCTTCTTCGTGGTGGCAATGCCTGCGTGCTTGTGGAGACGACGGACAAGGTCGCTCGTGTCGTGATTCCTGGCCACGGTATGGCCGAGACCGAAATGCCGCTTGAGAAATTGGAAGAAGAATACACTGGTTATGCCATATTCTGTCATCGTAATTCCAAACTTGATAAGCGTGTGTCGGGGTTGAAACTTCTCAAGACCAAGCGATGGTTCTGGGGTGTCCTTGGTCGTTTCTGGCCTATCTATAAACACGTTGTTGGCGCGTCCATCATGACGAATATCATCATTGTAGCCTCGCCGCTTTTTGTGATGAACGTCTATGACCGTGTTATTCCGAACAATGCAATGGAAACATTGTGGGCATTGGCCATAGGTATTGCCATTGCTTACATCTTTGATTTCTTGCTGAAGAATTTGCGCAGTTATTTCGTTGATGTGGCTGGTCGCAATGCGGATGTCATTATTGGCAGTCGGATTATGAACCATCTCATGTCCGCCCGCCTTGATCATATGCCGGAATCCGCAGGAGCCGTGGCCAATAATATCCGTGAGTTTGAGTCATTGCGTGAGTTTTTTGGGTCGTCATCGTTGGTTGCGCTTATCGACCTGCCATTTCTGTTTTTGTTTATTTTTGTCATTCACTTCATCGGCGGTCCAATCGCTTATCCGATTTTCATAGCGGTTCCGGTGGTCATTTTGGTGGGGCTGTTCCTTCAGATTCCTTTCCAGCGTATCATTGAGAGTCATTATAAGGAATCAACACAGAAACATGCGCTTCTGTTTGAAATTGTACAGGGGCTTGAAACCATCAAGACGAGTATGGCCGAAGGTCGTATGCAGGCTCGGTGGGAGAGCGTGGTGGGTATGTCTGCCATGTCCAACAGCCGCGCTAAGATCATGGCCAACATTTCCATTTCCTTCTCGGTTTTTATTACCCAGATGGTTTCGGTGGCAGTGGTAATTATCGGCGTGTTCCTTATTTCAAAAGGAGAGCTGACTGTGGGTGGGTTGATCGCCTGCAATATCCTGTCGGGTCGGGCCATGGCACCGTTGAGTGCGGTTGCCGGTTTGCTTTCCCGTTTCCAGCAATCTAGGATGGCGCTGAACGCTTTGGATATGCTTATGGAAATGCCCAGCGAACGTCCCGATGAAAAGGAAACGTTCCATTATGGTACCATTGAACCTTCCATAACCATGACTGGCGTTTCATTCAGCTATCCGGGGACGGACAAGGCTGTTTTGCATGATGTCAATATCAAGCTTTCTCCGGGTGAAAAGGTCGGTATCGTCGGTCGGACCGGAGCTGGAAAAACTACCCTTGGTAAATTGTGCGTCGGGCTGTATCAACCCGTTGAAGGGTCTGTACAGGTTGGTGATATTGATTTGCGTCAGATGGACGTGGCCGACCTTCGCAGGAAAGTGGGGTATATCTCTCAGGATAGTTTGCTTTTTTATGGGACGTTGAAAGATAACATTGCTTTCGGTCTGCCTGAGGCAGATGATCAGTCCATTAATTACGCGGCTGAAATTTCTGGGGTGAATGATTTTGTTCGGGATCACCCAGCCGGGTTTGGTATGATGGTCGGCGAGCGGGGAACATCCCTGTCCGGCGGTCAACGACAGGCTGTAACCATTGCCCGCGCCGTTTTGCCCGACCCGGAAATCCTGATTATGGATGAGCCGTCGAGCAACATGGATAATCAGTCGGAATTCAGACTCAAGGAGCGACTCAGATCGTTTGTCGAAGACAAGACGCTTATCGTAATTACCCACCGTCATTCTATGCTTGATCTCATTGATCGGTTAGTCATCATGGACCGGGGAAAAATTGTTGTGGACGGGCCGAAACAGGCCGTATTGGATGGACTTAAGTCCGGTAAAATCAAGGTTTCCCTCTGA
- a CDS encoding YgiQ family radical SAM protein, with the protein MLEQKKHLEQPPVLPMTRKEMETLGWRELDILLVTGDGYVDHPSFGAALLGRWLVHHGFRTGIVAQPAWDKPDDVNCMGRPRLFAGVTSGSLDSMLAHYTAFRKKRSDDAYTPGGKAGARPNRASMAYTNVVQRAFPGLPVILGGIEPSLRRVSHYDFWSDSVRKSILLDSKATAITYGMAENSIVTLAETIETIVEESGEVNIKALRPQLTNIPGLAVAGSAKDIPDDIPIITLPSHEAILADPQQLIKATELLEQQVHQNKAMVVQETTGRMVMLTPPGPLLDTAGLDELAGLAFSRLPHPSYTQRIPAADMIQTSVTTHRGCSGGCSFCTLALHQGRTIRSRSKKSILDEVKAITEVKGWNGSISDVGGPSANMWGAHCASDQSKCKRPSCMTPNVCKHYRITQKDFVNLLRSVNDVQSVKHVRVASGWRIDLALTDMPALATMIREFVGGQAKVAPEHQVDHVLKLMRKPGFDKFEKFLDLFWRESRKAGKQQYVIPYLMSAFPGCTEDDMRALGDWLKSQGWKPEQVQCFIPLPGTAAAAMFHAETDMKGNPIYVAKSDAERLRQHAILMPNTGRPPKGKKQHGKQHRNNDDSFSKQRRNTTKKRR; encoded by the coding sequence ATGCTTGAACAAAAAAAACACCTCGAACAACCGCCCGTACTCCCCATGACCCGCAAGGAAATGGAAACACTGGGCTGGCGTGAACTGGATATACTTCTGGTCACTGGCGACGGCTATGTGGACCACCCTTCTTTTGGCGCGGCTCTGCTTGGCCGATGGCTGGTGCATCACGGATTCCGCACCGGCATCGTGGCCCAACCCGCCTGGGACAAACCTGATGACGTCAATTGCATGGGCCGCCCCCGGCTTTTCGCAGGCGTGACCTCGGGTTCACTGGACTCCATGCTCGCTCATTACACCGCCTTTCGTAAAAAGCGGTCCGACGACGCATATACCCCCGGCGGCAAAGCTGGAGCACGCCCCAACAGAGCTTCCATGGCCTATACAAATGTGGTTCAACGTGCCTTTCCCGGTCTGCCTGTCATCCTTGGTGGTATCGAACCATCCTTACGCCGTGTTTCACACTATGACTTTTGGTCTGACTCCGTCCGCAAATCCATTCTGCTGGACTCCAAAGCCACAGCCATTACATATGGCATGGCTGAAAATTCCATTGTCACCCTCGCCGAAACCATCGAGACAATTGTCGAGGAATCCGGTGAAGTGAACATCAAGGCTCTACGCCCGCAACTGACGAATATTCCCGGACTGGCTGTAGCTGGCTCTGCCAAGGATATACCGGATGATATTCCCATTATCACCCTGCCGTCTCATGAGGCAATCCTGGCCGACCCGCAACAACTTATCAAAGCTACAGAACTTTTGGAGCAACAAGTCCACCAGAATAAGGCTATGGTCGTACAGGAAACAACAGGACGGATGGTCATGCTCACACCTCCCGGTCCTCTGCTCGACACCGCCGGACTGGACGAACTGGCAGGCCTTGCTTTTTCCCGTCTGCCGCACCCTTCGTACACGCAACGTATTCCTGCCGCGGACATGATTCAAACCAGTGTCACCACGCATCGAGGCTGCTCTGGAGGCTGTTCATTCTGCACTCTGGCACTGCATCAAGGCAGAACCATCCGTTCACGAAGCAAAAAATCCATCCTTGACGAGGTCAAGGCCATCACCGAGGTCAAAGGATGGAACGGCTCAATTTCTGATGTGGGCGGCCCCAGTGCCAACATGTGGGGAGCGCATTGCGCCTCGGATCAATCCAAATGCAAACGTCCCAGTTGCATGACGCCGAATGTCTGCAAACATTATCGGATAACGCAAAAGGATTTCGTCAACCTGCTCAGGTCCGTCAATGACGTACAATCTGTCAAACACGTCCGGGTAGCCTCGGGCTGGCGCATAGATCTCGCCCTGACCGACATGCCCGCGCTCGCAACCATGATTCGCGAATTTGTGGGTGGACAAGCCAAGGTCGCACCGGAGCATCAGGTGGATCACGTCCTCAAGCTCATGCGAAAGCCTGGCTTTGATAAATTTGAAAAATTCCTTGATCTTTTTTGGCGCGAATCCCGTAAGGCCGGGAAGCAGCAATACGTCATCCCTTACCTCATGTCCGCCTTTCCCGGTTGCACCGAAGATGACATGCGCGCTTTGGGCGACTGGCTCAAGTCACAAGGGTGGAAACCAGAACAGGTGCAATGCTTTATTCCCCTGCCCGGTACTGCCGCTGCCGCCATGTTCCACGCTGAAACCGACATGAAGGGCAACCCTATTTATGTCGCCAAAAGCGATGCCGAACGGTTGCGCCAGCATGCCATCCTCATGCCCAACACAGGTAGACCGCCCAAGGGCAAAAAACAGCATGGCAAACAGCACAGGAATAACGATGATTCCTTCTCGAAACAACGACGGAATACGACTAAAAAACGCAGATAA
- a CDS encoding dual specificity protein phosphatase family protein, whose product MAKECKSAYQVTWVTDQLGVGHAPMSHPQLDAIHAEGVDAILNLCGEFCDLHDIEKDAGFEVHYLPLDDEEAPSLIELEKTLEWLDEAIYLGKKVLIHCRHGIGRTGTVLNAYLLRRGLGHKLAGKALKRLKSKPANFVQWRTVRKYGKQSGQLNVREPSLGFKRLVDLSPFFNDYEELVQRLEESGKATQGLACGLDHDQCCTTPVSLTLAEAVHISHRINLELTGEERLAVIERAVRTAQAERSAVRDLDDDEGGDYCLSEVGAVCPLLEDGKCMLFEHRPLQCRAFGLDQSEHGELWAKLLTPALDKISSEIWFAYTSSMAHKEMPHFALPDVVSGKFVETVFKYMMEQGLE is encoded by the coding sequence ATGGCTAAGGAGTGCAAATCCGCCTATCAAGTCACGTGGGTGACAGATCAGCTTGGTGTTGGACATGCACCTATGAGTCATCCGCAACTTGACGCTATTCATGCGGAAGGAGTTGATGCCATCCTCAATCTTTGCGGCGAGTTTTGTGATTTGCATGACATCGAGAAGGATGCCGGATTTGAGGTCCATTATTTACCGTTGGATGACGAGGAAGCCCCGAGTCTCATTGAGTTGGAAAAAACTTTGGAATGGCTGGACGAGGCTATTTATCTCGGCAAAAAGGTCCTTATTCACTGTCGTCACGGGATCGGACGAACCGGTACTGTCCTCAATGCCTATTTGTTGAGGCGGGGACTCGGTCACAAGCTGGCTGGAAAGGCCCTCAAGCGCCTCAAGAGCAAGCCCGCCAATTTCGTTCAATGGCGTACCGTTCGTAAGTATGGCAAGCAGTCCGGGCAACTGAATGTTCGCGAGCCATCTTTGGGGTTCAAGCGGTTGGTGGATTTGTCACCATTTTTCAATGATTATGAAGAATTGGTGCAACGACTGGAAGAAAGCGGCAAGGCTACGCAGGGTTTGGCTTGTGGGTTAGATCACGATCAGTGTTGTACAACACCGGTCAGTTTGACACTCGCGGAAGCTGTGCACATCAGCCATCGGATTAATCTGGAATTGACGGGCGAAGAACGGCTTGCCGTGATTGAGCGGGCCGTGAGAACGGCTCAGGCGGAACGGAGTGCTGTGCGTGATTTGGATGATGACGAGGGCGGGGATTATTGTCTGTCAGAAGTCGGTGCAGTCTGTCCGTTGCTTGAGGACGGAAAGTGTATGCTTTTTGAACATCGCCCTTTGCAGTGTCGGGCGTTTGGTTTGGACCAAAGTGAACACGGAGAGTTGTGGGCGAAATTGCTTACACCGGCTCTTGATAAAATATCTTCTGAGATATGGTTCGCGTATACCAGCTCCATGGCTCATAAAGAAATGCCGCATTTTGCATTACCGGATGTGGTGTCGGGCAAGTTTGTCGAAACCGTTTTCAAGTATATGATGGAGCAGGGACTGGAATAA